Proteins encoded in a region of the Cheilinus undulatus linkage group 8, ASM1832078v1, whole genome shotgun sequence genome:
- the LOC121512992 gene encoding endothelin-2 isoform X1, giving the protein MSPDTSLFILITFWASVQDGLGLPLMQQLDAELDDSIPTHRVRTKRCACSSQLDSECHYFCHLDIIWVNTPSKTTAYGLGNSLTRRRRSTCRCTCANPRDQTCTNFCSCSAGVTPPERSIKKLDILNILRATAIRSKQALYLPDSDKSSEAQRENDR; this is encoded by the exons ATGTCTCCTGACACCAGCCTGTTTATTCTCATCACTTTTTGGGCTTCAGTGCAGGATG GTTTGGGTCTCCCGCTGATGCAACAGCTGGATGCTGAGCTTGATGACAGCATCCCGACTCACAGGGTGAGGACGAAGCGCTGCGCCTGCAGCAGCCAGCTTGACTCAGAGTGCCACTACTTCTGCCACCTGGACATCATCTGGGTCAACACACCCAG TAAGACAACAGCTTATGGTCTTGGAAACTCTCTGACACGGCGCAGGAGGTCCACTTGTCgctgcacatgtgcaaaccCAAGGGATCAAACTTGCACCAACTTCTGCAGCTGCAG TGCTGGAGTTACTCCCCCAGAGAGATCCATAAAGAAACTTGACATACTCAACATCCTGAG GGCAACAGCCATCAGGTCCAAGCAAGCTCTTTATTTACCTGACTCAGACAAATCATCCGAGGCTCAGAGGGAGAACGATCGCTAA
- the LOC121512992 gene encoding endothelin-2 isoform X2: MQQLDAELDDSIPTHRVRTKRCACSSQLDSECHYFCHLDIIWVNTPSKTTAYGLGNSLTRRRRSTCRCTCANPRDQTCTNFCSCSAGVTPPERSIKKLDILNILRATAIRSKQALYLPDSDKSSEAQRENDR, encoded by the exons ATGCAACAGCTGGATGCTGAGCTTGATGACAGCATCCCGACTCACAGGGTGAGGACGAAGCGCTGCGCCTGCAGCAGCCAGCTTGACTCAGAGTGCCACTACTTCTGCCACCTGGACATCATCTGGGTCAACACACCCAG TAAGACAACAGCTTATGGTCTTGGAAACTCTCTGACACGGCGCAGGAGGTCCACTTGTCgctgcacatgtgcaaaccCAAGGGATCAAACTTGCACCAACTTCTGCAGCTGCAG TGCTGGAGTTACTCCCCCAGAGAGATCCATAAAGAAACTTGACATACTCAACATCCTGAG GGCAACAGCCATCAGGTCCAAGCAAGCTCTTTATTTACCTGACTCAGACAAATCATCCGAGGCTCAGAGGGAGAACGATCGCTAA